The Thermoanaerobaculia bacterium DNA window CGGGGCCAGATCCAGACGATCCGGGGCGAGCTCGCGACCGCGCTCGGGGTCCCGGCGAACATCCCGGTCGACATCGCCGACCTCCCGCAGGACGTCGACGTCGAGACGTTCGGGGACTCGATCGACCGCCTGATCGACCAGGCGCAGAAGGACCGGCCGGACCTGGGCGCCGCGCGGGCCGAGGCGGAACGGGCGCGCGCCCACATCGGGACGGTTCGCGCGGAGCGGCTTCCCGTCGTCTCGGCGTTCGGGAACGCGAGCCGCCTCTCGTACGCGAGCCCGTCCGGCATCCCGTATCGCACGACGTACTCCGGCGGTCTGCAGCTCTCGCTCCCGCTCTTCGACGGGGGCCGCCGGGCTTTCGAGGTCCGCCAGGCACGCGAGGACGCCCTCGCCGCGTCCGGGCAGGCGCAGACGCTCGAGCAGCAGGTAGTCCTCCAGGTCTGGACGAGCTATTTCGCCGTCAACACCGCCGCGCAGCGGGTGCGGACCGCGCGCGACCTCCTCGACAGCGCCCGGCAGGCCGCCGAAGTGACGGCCGGCCGCTACCGTGCCGGCGTCGGGAGCATCCTCGACCTGCTCACGTCGCAGCGCAACCTCGCCGATGCCCGGGCCCAGGACGTGCAGGCGCGGTCCGACTGGTTCCAGAGCCTCGCGCAGCTCGCCCACGACACCGGAGCCCTCGGCCCGCTTCCGAAAGGATCGGCGGGGCCCGCTTTCGAGATGAAGGAAACGCCATGAAATGGAAGCCCGCCCTCGCCGGTTCTGTCCTCTGTGCCGCCGCTCTCGCGATTTCCGGCTGCGCCCGCAAGGCCGCTCCCCCTCCGCCGGAGGCGGTCCCCGTGACTTCCGCGAAGGTCGAGCGCCGGAACGTCCCGGTCGAGGTGACGGCGATCGGCCACGTCGAGGCGTTCTCGACCGTCGCCGTCAAGTCGCAGGTCGGCGGCACGCTGCTCTCCGTCGGATTCCGCGAAGGGCAAAACGTCCGCAAGGGGGACGTCCTCTTCCGCATCGACCCCCGGCCGTTCGAAGCCGCGCTCGCGCAGGCGCAGGCGAACCTCGCCCGGGACCGCGCGCAGGCGAAGAACGCCGCCGCCGACGCCGACCGCTATGCGGGACTCGTGCAGAAGGACTACGTCACCCGGGAGCAGTACGACCAGGTGAAGGCCAACGCCGAGGCGCTCGCGAGCACCGTCAAGGCGGACGAAGCCGCCATCGAGAACGCGCGTCTCCAGCTCTCCTGGTGCACGATCGCGGCGCCCATCGCGGGACGCACCGGGAGTCTCCTCGTCCATCCCGGCAACGTCGTGAAGGCCAACGACGACAACCCGCTCGTCGTGATCAACCAGATCGAGCCCGTGTACGTCACGTTCGCCCCGCCCGAGACCGCCCTCGAGGCCCTGAGGCGCCCGCCCGGCGGGCGGCCGCTCGCCGTCTCCGCCGCGTCCCCGGCCGACCCCGCGCATCCCCGCCAGGGCGAGCTGACGTTCGTCGACAACGCGGTCAATTCGTCGACCGGCACCATCACGGCCAAGGCGACCTTCCCCAACACCGACGAGTCGCTCTGGCCCGGACAGTTCGTCAACGTCACCGTCGTCCTCCGCACGGAGACCGACGCCGTCGTCGTCCCCTCCCCGGCGGTTCAGACCGGGCAAAACGGGTCGTACGTCTACGTGATCAAGCCGGACTCGACCGTCGAGTCGCGTCCCGTGTCGGTCGAGCGCACGCAGGGGACGATCACGGTCGTCGCCCGGGGCCTCGCTCCGGGAGAGCAGGTCGTCACCGACGGACAGCTCCGCCTGACGCCGGGCGCCCGCGTCGAAGTCAAGAAATCGGCGGAGGCCGTCTCATGAACATCGCCGAGATCTTCATCAAACGCCCCGTCATGACGACCCTCGTCATGGTGGGCATCCTGCTTTTCGGCGTCATGGGCTACCGGCTCCTGCCGGTCTCGGACCTTCCGAACGTCGACTTCCCGACGATCCAGGTCTCCGCGAGCCTGCCGGGAGCGTCTCCCGAGACGATGGCGTCGGCCGTCGCGACGCCGCTCGAGAAGCAGTTCACGACCATCGCCGGGCTCGACAACATGAGCTCCTCGAGCTCGCAGGGGACGACCCAGATCACCCTCCAGTTCAACCTGAGCCGGAACCTCGACGCGGCGGCCCAGGACGTGCAGTCGATGATCGCCGCCGCCTCCGGACACCTTCCGCCGGAGATGCCGTCGCCCCCTTCGTACCAGAAGGTGAACCCGGCGGACTCGCCGATCGTCTACCTGACGCTGACGTCGTCGACGCTCCCCCTGTCGCAGCTCGACGAATACGGCGAGACGTTCATCGCGCAGCGCATCTCGACGATCCCCGGCGTGGCGCAGGTGCAGGTGTACGGCCCGCAGAAGTACGCGGTGCGGGTCCAGCTCGACCCGAACGCCCTCGCGACGCGCGGCATCGGGATCGACGAGGTCGCGACCGCCGTCCAGAACGCGAACGTCAACCTCCCGACCGGCATCCTGTACGGCCCGTCGAAGGCGTTCACGGTCCAGGCGACGGGTCAGTTGAACGAGGCGGCGGCCTACCGCCCGATCGTCGTCACCTACAAGAACGGCTCTCCCGTGCGCCTCGACCAGATCGGCCGCGTCGTCGACAGCGTCGAGGCCGACAAGTCGGCGGCCTGGTACAACACCGACCGATCGATCTCGCTCGCGATCCAGCGCCAGCCGGGGACGAACACCGTCGAGGTCGCGGGCGCGATCATGCGGCTCCTGCCGATCCTCGAGAAGGAGATCCCGCCGGCCGCGAAGCTCCACGTCCTCTTCGACCGGTCGCAGTCGATCAAGGCGTCCGTCCACGACGTGAAGTTCACCCTCTTCCTCACGCTCTGCCTCGTCGTGATGGTGATCTTCCTCTTCCTGCGGAACGTCTCCGCGACCGTGATCCCGAGCCTCGCGCTCCCGCTGTCGATCGCCGGCACGTTCGCGGTGATGTACCTCCTCGGCTACAGCATGGACAACCTCTCGCTGATGGCGCTCACACTCTCGGTCGGCTTCGTCGTCGACGACGCGATCGTGATGCTCGAGAACATCGTGCGCCACATGGAGATGGGCGAACCCGTCATGCAGGCGGCGCTCTCCGGCTCGAAGGAGATCGGCTTCACGATCCTCTCGATGACGATCTCGCTCGCCGCGGTGTTCATCCCCGTGCTCTTCATGGGAGGGATCGTCGGCCGCCTCTTCCACGAGTTCGCGGTGACGATCGGCGTCGCGATCCTCCTCTCCGGATTCATCTCGCTGTCGCTGACGCCGATGCTCTGCAGCCGGTTCCTCCGCCCCCACGAGAAGAACGAGCGCCACGGGCGCGTCTACCAGGTTTCCGAGCGCGTCTTCGACAAGATGCTGGCGCTCTACCAGCGGACGCTGACGTTCGTCCTCCGCCACGGCCGCGCGACGCTCGCGTTCTCGCTCGCGATCCTCGTCGCGACCGTCTTCCTCTTCGCGAAGATCCCGAAGGGGTTCCTGCCGAGCGAGGACATCGGGCAGATCTTCGGCTTCACGGAAGGGGCCCAGGGGATCGCCTTCCCGGAGATGAAGCGGCACCAGCAGGCGGTGGCGTCGGTTTTGCTGCACGACCCGAACGTCGAAAACCTGCTTTCTTCCTGCGGGCCGCGCGGGCACATCAGCAACGGGAACCAGGGAATCGTGTTCGCCAAGCTCAAGGACCGCTCGAAGAGGAAGCTCTCGGCCGACCAGGTCATCCAGGAGCTGCGGCCGAAGCTCGACCGGATTCCCGGCATCCGCGTGTATCTCCAGAACCCGCCGCCGATCCGGATCGGCGGCACGCTCTCGAAGAGCCAGTACCAGTACACGCTCCAGGACCCCGACACGAGCGAGCTCTACCGCTACGCCCCCGTCCTCGAGGCGAAGATGCGGACCGTGCCGGGGCTGCAGGACGTCACGAGCGACATGCAGCTGACGAACCCGCAGGTCAACGTCGAGATCGACCGCGACAAGGCGAGCGCGCTCGGGATCACGCCGCAGAAGATCGAGGACGCGCTCTATACCGCCTACGGCACGCGCCAGATCTCGACGATCTACGCGCCGAACAACGAATACCAGGTCATCATGGAGCTCGAGCCCGAGTTCCAGAGCAATCCCGACGACATGTCGAAGCTCTACATCCACTCGGCTTCGGGCGCCCTCGTCCCGCTCTCGACCCTCGTTCGCTTCAGCCAGGGCGTGGGGCCGCTGCAGGTCACGCACACGGGGCAGCTCCCCTCCGTCACGATCTCGTTCAACCTGAAGCCGGGAGTGGCGATCGGCGACGCCGTCAAGGCGGTCAACGCGGTCGCGCGCGGCGTGCTTCCCGCGACCGTCACGACGAGCTTCCAGGGAACCGCGCAGGCGTTCCAGTCCTCGTTTCAGGGGCTCGGGATGCTCCTGCTGATGGCGATCCTCGTGATCTACATGGTCCTCGGGATCCTGTACGAGAGCTTCATCCACCCGCTGACGATTCTCTCGGCGCTGCCGTTCGCCGGCTTCGGCGCGCTCGTCACCCTGCTGATCTTCCACACGGAGCTCTCGATCTACGCGTTCGTCGGCATCATCATGCTCGTCGGGATCGTGAAGAAGAACGGGATCATGATGATCGACTTCGCGATCGAGGCGCAGCGCAACGAAGGAAAGGCGCCCGCCGACGCGATCTACGAGGCGTGCGTCGTGCGCTTCCGGCCGATCATGATGACCACGATGGCGGCCCTGATGGGGACGCTGCCGATCGCGATGGGGTTCGGCGCGGGCGCCGAGTCCCGGCGGCCGCTCGGCCTCGCGGTCGTCGGCGGCCTGATCTTCTCCCAGCTGCTGACGCTCTACGTCACGCCGGTCTTCTACGTCTCGATGGAGGGGCTGCGCGAGCGGCTGCAACGGCCGCGCGCGACGCGCGGGAGGCGCGAGCCGCCCCGGCCCGGAGAGCCCCCGGCTCCCCCGGCGCGGGAGGCCGCGGCGGGAATGCTGAGGCTGAGGGACTGAACCCTCGCGGGATTGGTGTCCCGTCCCGGGAATAACGATGGCGGCGTTCGGAGCGCCGCCGGGTGAGCTGCCAGTCGCCGCGATGATGGCGATGCGTTGCCATCGTCGCGTCGCGGCGGCGCCGCAGATTGCCCCGCGCCGCCCGAACCCGTAGGGCGCCAGTACATTGCGAACGATGGCGGCGTTGCGTCGCGGGCCCGATGCGAACGGCATCTGCTCCCGCGACGCGTCTTGCCCTCGTCCGCAAGCCACAGGCGCGCCGCCGCCGCTATTCCCGGGACGGGACACAAGCTCGGGGACCGGGAGCTCGTGTCGGCCCGGCGCGGTTTCTCGTCTGACCCGCTCGATCTCCGTTCCGAATTCAGCGCCGCGCACGGCGGTGCGCGTCCGCTGCAACGAGACGCGTTTAAGCCCCTTCGACGGCGGCGCCGACGACGACCGCTCCGGCGCGCCGGCGCACCGTGTGCTCGCGCAGGTATGCCTCGGCCTTCATCATCCGCTGGGTCCGCGCGAGCACGGCGACGAGGTACGGCACCTGCGAAGGGCGGACCTGGCGGATCCAGTCGATCCAGCGCTTCTCCCCGGCCGTGTTCAGGATGGACCGGCGCCAGGTCTCCGCGTAGAGCTCGAAAAAGCGACGGGCGCCGAGGCGGGGCTCCCAGAGCACGTGGCTCATGTCGAACTTGAACCAGGGCTGTCCCTGCAGCCTCTCCTCGTACCGGCGAAAGAGCTCAGTCCCGGGAAGCGGCGTCAGGATCGTGTACCCGGCGCGCTGGAAACCGTGCGTCGCCACGAACTCCCAGAGCTCGCGGAAGTTCTCCTCCCCCCAGTCGGGATCGACGAGGAAGTTCCCGGTCACGCCGTAACCGAGCTCGCGGGCGATCCGGGCCGCCTCGACGCTCTGGTTCGCCGTCGCGTCCTTCGTCACGTGCCGGAGCGCCGAGTCGGTGGCGCCCTCCAGACCGAAGAAAACGTCGAAATCACGGGCGAGCGGCCGCCATTCGGCGAGAAGGTCCGGGTGGCGGCAGACGAGGTCGGTGCGGGTCTGGACGAGGATCCACCGTTTCCGCACGCCGCGGCGTCTGAGCTCTCTCGCGAGCTCGAGGCTGCGCGCGGGATGGTTCCAGAACAGGTCGTCGACGACGAAGACGTTCTCTCCGACGCTCTCGAAATCGTCGGCGACCGTCCCGATCGCCCGCTCGCGGAAGCTGCGCCCGTAGAGCTGCCACACCGAG harbors:
- a CDS encoding radical SAM protein, with amino-acid sequence MKILLIRPAPGNERFGLGPFFRVEPLGLEYIGAELARRGHETEIVDARFEPDVARRARRLGPALVGISGMHALEYDQVIGAARAVRREVPEAFVVAGGHAAAAYSEPLETPDLDAICMDDGEEIFPSLADALDRRRPAADLPGLRLRRGSEWGTTGRVEDRPALDAVPIPARELVARYRNRYHCLLFKPVWLVETARGCPFRCSFCSVWQLYGRSFRERAIGTVADDFESVGENVFVVDDLFWNHPARSLELARELRRRGVRKRWILVQTRTDLVCRHPDLLAEWRPLARDFDVFFGLEGATDSALRHVTKDATANQSVEAARIARELGYGVTGNFLVDPDWGEENFRELWEFVATHGFQRAGYTILTPLPGTELFRRYEERLQGQPWFKFDMSHVLWEPRLGARRFFELYAETWRRSILNTAGEKRWIDWIRQVRPSQVPYLVAVLARTQRMMKAEAYLREHTVRRRAGAVVVGAAVEGA
- a CDS encoding efflux RND transporter periplasmic adaptor subunit, producing MKWKPALAGSVLCAAALAISGCARKAAPPPPEAVPVTSAKVERRNVPVEVTAIGHVEAFSTVAVKSQVGGTLLSVGFREGQNVRKGDVLFRIDPRPFEAALAQAQANLARDRAQAKNAAADADRYAGLVQKDYVTREQYDQVKANAEALASTVKADEAAIENARLQLSWCTIAAPIAGRTGSLLVHPGNVVKANDDNPLVVINQIEPVYVTFAPPETALEALRRPPGGRPLAVSAASPADPAHPRQGELTFVDNAVNSSTGTITAKATFPNTDESLWPGQFVNVTVVLRTETDAVVVPSPAVQTGQNGSYVYVIKPDSTVESRPVSVERTQGTITVVARGLAPGEQVVTDGQLRLTPGARVEVKKSAEAVS
- a CDS encoding TolC family protein → RGQIQTIRGELATALGVPANIPVDIADLPQDVDVETFGDSIDRLIDQAQKDRPDLGAARAEAERARAHIGTVRAERLPVVSAFGNASRLSYASPSGIPYRTTYSGGLQLSLPLFDGGRRAFEVRQAREDALAASGQAQTLEQQVVLQVWTSYFAVNTAAQRVRTARDLLDSARQAAEVTAGRYRAGVGSILDLLTSQRNLADARAQDVQARSDWFQSLAQLAHDTGALGPLPKGSAGPAFEMKETP
- a CDS encoding efflux RND transporter permease subunit; protein product: MNIAEIFIKRPVMTTLVMVGILLFGVMGYRLLPVSDLPNVDFPTIQVSASLPGASPETMASAVATPLEKQFTTIAGLDNMSSSSSQGTTQITLQFNLSRNLDAAAQDVQSMIAAASGHLPPEMPSPPSYQKVNPADSPIVYLTLTSSTLPLSQLDEYGETFIAQRISTIPGVAQVQVYGPQKYAVRVQLDPNALATRGIGIDEVATAVQNANVNLPTGILYGPSKAFTVQATGQLNEAAAYRPIVVTYKNGSPVRLDQIGRVVDSVEADKSAAWYNTDRSISLAIQRQPGTNTVEVAGAIMRLLPILEKEIPPAAKLHVLFDRSQSIKASVHDVKFTLFLTLCLVVMVIFLFLRNVSATVIPSLALPLSIAGTFAVMYLLGYSMDNLSLMALTLSVGFVVDDAIVMLENIVRHMEMGEPVMQAALSGSKEIGFTILSMTISLAAVFIPVLFMGGIVGRLFHEFAVTIGVAILLSGFISLSLTPMLCSRFLRPHEKNERHGRVYQVSERVFDKMLALYQRTLTFVLRHGRATLAFSLAILVATVFLFAKIPKGFLPSEDIGQIFGFTEGAQGIAFPEMKRHQQAVASVLLHDPNVENLLSSCGPRGHISNGNQGIVFAKLKDRSKRKLSADQVIQELRPKLDRIPGIRVYLQNPPPIRIGGTLSKSQYQYTLQDPDTSELYRYAPVLEAKMRTVPGLQDVTSDMQLTNPQVNVEIDRDKASALGITPQKIEDALYTAYGTRQISTIYAPNNEYQVIMELEPEFQSNPDDMSKLYIHSASGALVPLSTLVRFSQGVGPLQVTHTGQLPSVTISFNLKPGVAIGDAVKAVNAVARGVLPATVTTSFQGTAQAFQSSFQGLGMLLLMAILVIYMVLGILYESFIHPLTILSALPFAGFGALVTLLIFHTELSIYAFVGIIMLVGIVKKNGIMMIDFAIEAQRNEGKAPADAIYEACVVRFRPIMMTTMAALMGTLPIAMGFGAGAESRRPLGLAVVGGLIFSQLLTLYVTPVFYVSMEGLRERLQRPRATRGRREPPRPGEPPAPPAREAAAGMLRLRD